From the Gallaecimonas mangrovi genome, one window contains:
- the modA gene encoding molybdate ABC transporter substrate-binding protein, giving the protein MTIFKKLLAASALLLLTQFAYGQTVTVATAASVRYAMDELAADFHQQYPKWQLRVVYGSSGKLTAQIQNGAPFDLFYAADMHWPQLLEKGGFAATKTQPYAVGRLVLWHPGSTQPIALDDLASASVHRLAIAQPSHAPYGLRAQQVLQAKGLWQKVQSKLVFGENIGQTAQMVKSGAAQMGLVALSLVKTPDVDPKTYQLVDASLHQPLVQGFIVTKQGEKNAGAKLFVTFMHSPKAAKVLEKHGFQTPN; this is encoded by the coding sequence ATGACAATTTTTAAAAAACTGCTGGCTGCCTCGGCGCTGCTGCTATTAACCCAATTTGCCTATGGCCAGACGGTGACTGTGGCCACGGCGGCCAGTGTGCGTTACGCCATGGACGAGTTGGCGGCCGATTTTCATCAGCAATACCCGAAATGGCAATTGCGGGTGGTGTATGGCTCATCAGGTAAACTCACCGCCCAAATTCAAAACGGCGCACCTTTTGATCTTTTCTATGCTGCCGACATGCACTGGCCGCAGCTGCTGGAAAAAGGCGGTTTTGCTGCCACGAAAACGCAGCCCTATGCGGTAGGTCGCTTGGTGCTTTGGCACCCGGGCTCTACCCAGCCCATCGCCCTTGATGACTTAGCCTCAGCCAGTGTGCACCGCTTAGCCATTGCCCAGCCTTCCCATGCCCCCTATGGTCTTCGTGCCCAGCAGGTGCTGCAGGCAAAAGGGCTTTGGCAAAAAGTGCAAAGCAAACTGGTGTTTGGTGAAAACATCGGCCAGACCGCACAAATGGTGAAATCTGGCGCCGCACAAATGGGGCTGGTGGCATTGTCGTTGGTAAAAACCCCGGACGTAGACCCCAAAACTTACCAACTGGTTGATGCCAGCTTGCACCAGCCGCTGGTGCAAGGTTTTATCGTGACCAAACAGGGTGAGAAAAACGCGGGCGCCAAGCTGTTTGTAACCTTTATGCACTCGCCCAAGGCGGCAAAAGTGCTTGAAAAACACGGTTTTCAAACCCCTAACTAA
- the moeA gene encoding molybdopterin molybdotransferase MoeA, which translates to MNNPLVPVADALAQMLAQVSFDNQSHFVALDQALDKVLAEPIKAAFSVPGFDNSAMDGFALCLDDLEKEGALTLVGEALAGHPYNKPLAKGQCVRIMTGAVVPEGADTVVMQEQADVSGEQVRFTVSPKKGDHIRRAGEDILAGSTIFDAGHRLGAVDIGLLASLGQGMVNIYKALKVAVVSTGDELRLPGSPLGKGELYDSNRFLLKAMLSRFGAEVIDLGLVPDDPAKIAAAFEKAKQEADVLITSAGMSVGSADHTRRLLEEMGDISFWKVAIKPGKPFAFGKLGPCWFFGLPGNPVAAAVTLDQLVQPVLKKMAGEAADSVATLRAVSVDNLKKQPGRADYQRGFLYQEDGVLKVRTTGNQNSGILSSVAKANCYILLAQQQGKVASGEEVLVQPFGDLLRSHAYRF; encoded by the coding sequence ATGAATAACCCCTTGGTACCCGTTGCCGACGCGCTGGCGCAGATGCTGGCCCAAGTTTCTTTTGATAATCAAAGCCATTTCGTTGCCTTGGACCAAGCCTTGGACAAGGTGCTTGCCGAGCCCATTAAAGCGGCTTTTTCGGTGCCGGGTTTTGATAACTCGGCGATGGACGGTTTTGCCCTGTGTTTGGACGACCTTGAAAAAGAAGGCGCCTTAACACTGGTTGGTGAAGCGCTGGCGGGCCACCCCTATAACAAGCCATTGGCCAAGGGCCAGTGCGTGCGCATTATGACCGGTGCCGTGGTGCCTGAAGGGGCCGATACCGTGGTGATGCAGGAACAGGCCGACGTCAGCGGCGAGCAGGTGCGGTTTACCGTCAGCCCGAAAAAAGGCGACCACATTCGCCGCGCTGGTGAAGACATTCTTGCCGGCAGCACCATTTTTGACGCCGGCCATCGCCTTGGCGCCGTTGATATTGGCCTGTTAGCGTCTCTTGGTCAGGGCATGGTCAACATTTATAAAGCGCTGAAAGTCGCCGTTGTTTCAACCGGTGACGAGCTGCGCCTGCCCGGCTCGCCGCTGGGTAAAGGCGAGCTTTATGACTCCAACCGTTTTTTGCTAAAAGCCATGCTTAGCCGCTTTGGCGCTGAGGTTATTGACCTTGGCTTGGTACCGGATGACCCGGCCAAGATAGCCGCGGCTTTTGAAAAAGCGAAACAAGAAGCCGACGTGCTTATCACCAGCGCTGGCATGTCGGTGGGCAGTGCCGACCATACCCGGCGCTTGTTGGAAGAGATGGGCGACATTAGCTTTTGGAAGGTTGCCATTAAGCCCGGTAAACCTTTTGCGTTCGGTAAGCTAGGGCCATGCTGGTTTTTCGGCTTGCCGGGTAACCCGGTGGCGGCCGCGGTCACCCTTGACCAACTGGTGCAGCCGGTACTGAAAAAGATGGCGGGGGAAGCGGCGGATAGCGTGGCTACCTTGCGGGCAGTGTCGGTCGATAACCTCAAAAAACAACCGGGTAGGGCAGATTACCAACGCGGCTTCTTGTACCAGGAAGATGGCGTGCTAAAAGTGCGCACTACCGGTAACCAAAATTCTGGGATCTTAAGTTCGGTAGCGAAGGCCAACTGCTACATTCTGCTGGCGCAGCAGCAGGGCAAAGTGGCCAGTGGTGAAGAGGTGCTGGTGCAGCCGTTTGGCGATTTGCTGCGTAGCCACGCCTACCGATTTTGA
- the moaA gene encoding GTP 3',8-cyclase MoaA, with product MLEDKFGRRFHYLRLSITDVCNFRCSYCLPDGYQCDTPRDFLSLGEITTVVRAFAELGTSKIRITGGEPSLRKDLPQIIERCASTPGIKQVAITTNGYKLPQMINSWVDAGLTNLNVSIDSLDPRQFHAITGHDKLQTILQGVEQALALGLKVKINSVLLKPYSKELLSTALAWLKDKPLALRLIELMETGDNHDFFNANHLSGQPIKEQLLAQGWQQSQRDIAAGPAQEFSHPDYQGRLGLIMPYSKDFCASCNRLRVSATGNLHLCLFAEQGLPLRPLLADGDVAALKEKLAALLGKKEASHWLHDGFTGATKQLAMLGG from the coding sequence ATGCTGGAAGACAAATTTGGCCGCCGTTTTCACTATCTGCGGTTGTCCATTACCGATGTTTGCAATTTCCGATGCAGCTACTGTTTGCCCGACGGCTACCAGTGCGACACCCCCCGTGACTTTCTTAGCCTCGGTGAAATTACCACCGTGGTGCGTGCCTTTGCCGAACTTGGCACTTCCAAAATTCGTATCACCGGTGGCGAGCCGTCTTTACGAAAAGACTTGCCGCAAATTATTGAACGCTGCGCCAGTACGCCGGGCATTAAGCAAGTGGCGATCACCACCAATGGCTACAAACTGCCGCAGATGATAAACAGCTGGGTTGATGCCGGGCTAACCAACTTAAATGTCAGCATCGACAGCCTTGACCCACGCCAATTCCACGCCATTACCGGCCATGACAAGCTGCAAACCATTTTACAGGGCGTTGAACAGGCCTTGGCACTGGGCCTTAAAGTTAAAATCAACAGCGTGCTGTTAAAGCCCTATTCCAAAGAACTGTTAAGCACTGCCCTTGCTTGGCTAAAAGACAAGCCGCTGGCATTACGGCTGATTGAGCTGATGGAAACCGGCGATAACCACGACTTTTTTAACGCCAACCATTTAAGTGGCCAGCCCATTAAAGAGCAGCTGTTGGCTCAAGGCTGGCAACAAAGCCAGCGCGATATAGCCGCCGGCCCCGCCCAAGAATTCAGCCACCCCGACTACCAGGGCCGCTTAGGGCTTATCATGCCTTACAGCAAGGATTTTTGTGCCAGCTGTAACCGCTTGCGGGTATCGGCCACCGGCAATTTGCACCTTTGCCTTTTTGCCGAACAAGGTTTGCCGTTAAGGCCACTTTTAGCCGACGGTGACGTCGCGGCATTAAAGGAAAAATTGGCGGCGCTGTTAGGGAAAAAAGAAGCCAGCCACTGGCTGCATGACGGTTTTACTGGCGCAACCAAACAGTTGGCCATGTTAGGAGGCTAG
- a CDS encoding LysR family transcriptional regulator, whose product MDIKQLKFLIALDQTRHFGKAAELCHVTQPTLSTRISGLEEELELQLVKRGHRFEGFTEAGERILAWAKTLLAAHDGLQAEAANCRGQLVGNLRLGMVPLASFDPMTLLKPLAERYPELRFELSSLSSEQILDDLQRNHLDLGLCYLDQADPAHFEVLQLSDTTMELLFDSRYFQFAPGELSWSEVSTVPLGMLSKTMHFRQSIVAMLRSQGLEIQPVMESDSTLFLMQAVKAGICCAVMPQHIGMENLNADLDMRPIAGAATESPLGLMMRRSEPRSALAQKCFEQAQVLFSRPPSND is encoded by the coding sequence ATGGATATAAAACAACTCAAATTTCTGATTGCCCTTGACCAAACCCGTCACTTTGGCAAAGCCGCCGAGCTTTGCCATGTTACCCAACCCACCTTATCAACCCGTATCAGCGGCCTTGAAGAAGAATTAGAACTGCAACTGGTTAAACGTGGCCATCGTTTTGAAGGCTTTACCGAAGCTGGCGAGCGCATTTTGGCCTGGGCCAAAACCTTATTGGCGGCCCACGATGGTCTGCAAGCCGAAGCCGCCAATTGCCGTGGCCAACTGGTGGGCAACCTGCGACTGGGCATGGTGCCACTGGCAAGCTTCGACCCGATGACGCTGCTTAAGCCGTTGGCCGAACGTTACCCAGAACTGCGCTTTGAGCTGTCGTCGCTGAGCTCTGAGCAAATCCTTGATGACTTGCAGCGCAACCATTTGGATTTGGGGCTTTGCTACCTGGACCAAGCCGACCCGGCCCATTTTGAGGTGTTGCAGTTATCCGACACCACCATGGAGTTGCTGTTTGACAGCCGTTATTTCCAGTTTGCGCCAGGTGAATTGAGCTGGAGTGAGGTATCAACGGTCCCCTTGGGCATGTTGTCGAAAACCATGCATTTTCGGCAATCCATTGTTGCCATGCTGCGCAGCCAGGGCCTGGAAATTCAACCGGTCATGGAAAGCGATTCCACCCTGTTTTTGATGCAAGCAGTTAAAGCCGGTATTTGCTGCGCGGTTATGCCGCAACATATTGGTATGGAAAACCTCAATGCCGATTTGGACATGCGGCCCATTGCCGGGGCGGCTACCGAGTCGCCACTGGGGCTGATGATGCGCCGCTCAGAGCCCCGCTCGGCCCTGGCCCAGAAGTGCTTTGAACAGGCGCAAGTGCTGTTTTCTAGGCCACCAAGTAACGACTAA
- the modB gene encoding molybdate ABC transporter permease subunit — MLNLSPQDWQGIWLTLKLCCYTTLILLVVATPIAWWLARGHSLIKTLVQAIVALPLVLPPTVLGFYLLTALGPKGPVGGALVAMGLQPLAFTFNGILLGSVIYSLPFAVQPLQQAFTAMGQRPLEVAASLGAGPIARLYSVVLPLCKGGFVVAATLAFAHTLGEFGVVLMLGGSIPGETRVLSILIYDHAESLDFAAAQRLALLLLAFSFAVLFVVYGLNRRRPFGPGVKNHA; from the coding sequence ATGCTGAATTTAAGCCCCCAAGATTGGCAGGGTATCTGGCTGACACTAAAGCTGTGTTGTTACACCACGCTGATTTTATTAGTGGTTGCCACTCCTATTGCTTGGTGGCTTGCCCGTGGCCACTCGCTGATTAAAACCCTGGTACAGGCCATAGTGGCGCTGCCTTTAGTGCTACCGCCGACGGTACTGGGGTTTTATTTGCTCACCGCCCTAGGCCCCAAAGGGCCTGTTGGCGGCGCCTTGGTGGCGATGGGACTGCAACCTTTGGCCTTTACCTTTAACGGCATCTTATTGGGGTCAGTGATTTACTCACTGCCCTTTGCTGTGCAGCCGCTTCAGCAGGCCTTTACCGCCATGGGCCAGCGGCCACTGGAAGTGGCGGCGAGCCTAGGGGCAGGCCCCATTGCCCGGCTTTATTCAGTGGTATTGCCACTTTGTAAAGGCGGCTTTGTGGTGGCGGCCACGCTGGCCTTTGCCCACACCCTTGGCGAATTTGGGGTGGTGTTGATGCTTGGCGGCAGTATTCCCGGTGAAACCCGGGTGCTTTCCATTCTTATTTACGACCATGCCGAGTCTCTCGATTTTGCTGCTGCCCAGCGGTTGGCGTTGCTGTTACTGGCTTTTTCCTTTGCGGTGCTGTTTGTGGTGTATGGCCTTAACCGCCGTCGCCCCTTTG